Genomic DNA from Fusobacterium varium:
TCCTGTATCTATTGCCATAGCTATTAATACAGCTTCAATTCCTCCAGCAGCTCCTAGTCCATGTCCTGTTGCTCCCTTTGTAGATGAAACAACTAATTCATTTGCTCTATCTCCAAAAGCTGTTTTTATTGCCATTGTTTCGTTTTTATCATTAGCAGGTGTTGAAGTTCCATGTGCATTTATATAGTCAACTTCTTCAGGATTGATATTTCCCTCTTTCATAGCCATTTTAAATGCTCTTGCTGCTCCTTCTCCTCCATCAGCTGGTGCTGTAATATGGTAAGCATCGCAAGTTTCTCCATATCCTACTACTTCAGCATATATTTTAGCTCCTCTAGCTTTTGCATGTTCTAATTCTTCAAGAATAAGGATTCCTGCTCCCTCTCCCATTACAAATCCATCTCTATCTGCTGAGAATGGTCTTGATGCTTTTGCTGGCTCGTCATTTCTAGTAGATAGTGCTTTCATATTCGCAAAAGCATTCATAGCAAATGGAGTTATAGCTGCCTCTGCTCCTCCAGCTATCATAACTTTAGCTCTTCCATTTTTTATCATTTCAAAAGCATCTCCTACTGAATGAGTTCCAGCAGCACATGCAGTTACTATTGATTTATTAGGTCCTTTTGCTCCATAATAGATTCCAATGTTTCCAGCAGCCATATTAGCTATCATTCCTGGGATTGTAAATGGAGATATTCTTCTAACTCCTTTTTCTATCATTGTTCCATGTTGAGCTTCAAATATCTCAATTCCTCCTATACCAGAAGAAACAATAACTCCAACATCTTCACAGTTATTTTCATCTATAGTTAATTTAGAATCTTCTAAAGCCATTTTTGTTGCAGCTAAAGCAAATTGAGTATTTCTAGCTAATTTTTTTATCTCTTTTTTCTCAATTCCAAATTCTAAAGGATCAAAATCTTTAACTTCTCCTGCTATTTTTACTGGCATATCTGTAGTATCATATGATTTTATTAGATCTATTCCAGTTTCCCCTGCTAAAATTCTTTTCCAACTTTTTTCTAGACCTGTTCCCAATGCTGTTATTAGTCCTAGTCCTGTAACTACTACTCTATTCATCTGTTCACCTCTATTTTTTTTAATATATATAAGTAACGGGGTACTTTTTGAATACCCCGTTACTTAAAATATCTGATTTTTTTCTTATTTGTGAGCTTCTACATAATCAATAACATCTTGAACTGTTTTGATTTTTTCAGCTTCAGTATCAGGAATTTCTACTCCAAATTCTTCTTCGAAAGCCATTATTAATTCAACTGTATCTAGTGAATCTGCTCCTAAATCTTCTACAAAGCTAGCCTCTGCAGTTACTTGTTCTGGATCAACGCTTAGTTGTTCAACAACTATTTCTCTTATTTTATCTAACATTTTTTTCCTCCTTAAGTTTCTTATATCTATAGTATTATACTTAGATTTTACATTATATTTTCAAAATCTTCAAGCTTTTCTATATTTTTTACTTGGATTTCTTTATCTATTTTTTTAATAAGTCCAGCTAAAACTTTTCCTGGTCCAATTTCATAGATTTGTGTAACCCCTTCAGCTTTTAGTTTTTGAATAGTTTCAACCCATCTTACTGGACCAAAACTTTGTTTATATATCTCTTCTTTTATCTCATCTACATTTTGAAGAACTTCAGCTGTAGTATTAGCAACTAATTTAACATCTGTCATTTGGAAGTTATATTTTTCAGCTTCCTCTTTTAATTTCTCTCCTGCCTCTTGCATAAGTAATGAGTGGAAAGGTCCTGATACAGCTAGTGGCATTGCTCTTCTTGCTCCAGCTTCTTTTAAAGCTACACAAGCTCTTTCAATAGCATCTTTTTGCCCAGCTATAACTGTTTGTTTAGGCTCATTAAAGTTTACTGCTTCAACAATTCCTTCTACTGTTTTTAATGTTTCTACTATTTTATCTGAATCAAGTCCAATAATTGCAGCCATTCCACCATTAACTTTAACAGCTACATCATTCATGAACTTTCCTCTTGCACTTGTAAGTTTTACTGCTTCATCTATACTTAAATATCCTGCTGCTCCAAATGCTGCATACTCTCCAACAGAGTGTCCTGCTACAAAATCAGCTTTTATTCCTTTTTCTTCTAGTAATTTAGTAAGTATTAAACTCATTGAAACTATTGCTGGTTGAGTATTTTTTGTTTCTTTTAATGCTTCTTCTGGTCCTTCAAACATAACTGTTTTTAGATCAAAATCTAAACTTGAGAAAAGTTTATCAAACTCTTTTCTAGCTAGTTCATTATTTTCATATAATTCTTTTCCCATTCCTACATATTGAGCTCCTTGCCCTGGGAAAACAAAAGCTATTTTAGACATAATACCGTTGCCAAAAATCTATAAAAATATAGAAATTCGTTTATTTCCTTCTTCACAGAATCCGATTTTGCCGTAGCTACTTTCGTTTGATATAACTCTCCAAAGGCTTAAATTCGGATACAACGAATCCTACACATTAGCATTTTCTTATTTGTGAAATTATGCTAATTTATACATAGATAAATTTAGTGAAGCATTATAATCTCTATCAATCACTGCTCCACAATGTGGACACCTATAAATTCTATCTTTTAACTTTAAATCTCTTTTTATAAAACCACATTTACTACAAGTTTTTGATGATGGATAAAATCTATCTGCTACTACTAATTCAATTCCATTTAATTCTGTTTTATATGTTAGATATTTTTTAAACTTATTAAAACATTGTTTTCTTACTGAATCAGACAGATGTTTATTTTTCATCATTCCAGAAACATTTAAATCTTCTATTACAATTCTGTTTGGTTTGGTTTTCACTATACTTGTTGTAACTTGATGAAGATAGTTATTTCTAATATTTGTTAATTTCCTATGTATTAGTTTTGTTGTATTTTCTAACTTTTCTATATTTTTAGTTTTGATAAATTGACAACTTCCTCCTTTCATAATTTTATTTAATTTATATTTTCTACTAATTTGCCTTTGTTTATGTTTTAATCTTTTTTCTAATTTTTTAACTTCTTTAGTTTTATTAATATTTTTAAAAACTTTTCCATCTGAACAAATAGCTAAATCTTTTAATCCTAAATCTACACCTAATGAAATATCTGTTAATTCTTCCTGAATTTTATTAACTTCTACTCCTACAGATATATACCAATACTTATTATCATAAGTAATTCTAGGATTATTATATTTAACTTCAACAGGTATTTGTTCATTTGTTTTTATCCAACCTACTTTTTCAATTAATACTTTTTTCTCTTTAACTTTTAATTTAATAGGGTCATTATAAAAACTAGCTTTGCTTTTCTTTCTACTTTTAAATTTTGGCTTATTAGCTAAACCTTCAAAAAATCTTTTATAGCCATTACAAGCATCTTTTACAGCTTGTTTAGTTACATTATTCGATACTTTATTTAACCATGATAGTTCTGACTTTTTAAGTTGAGTTAATTCTTTTCTAATGACTCCATCGCTAATAAACTTGCCAGCATTTCTATAATTTTCTTCTTGTTTTGCAAGAGTATAATTATAGATAAATCTAGCAGTTCCAATAGATTGCCACAATTTTTGTTCTTGCTCTTTAGTTGGATAAAGTCTAACTTTCTTTGCAAGTATCATCTTCTATTAACTCCTTAATCATTTTTTATTTTAATTAGGTTTGTACAATAAACTATAAACTATTTAGATATTATTATAGAAATTTATATATTTTTAATACTAGTTCTAACCCCCTTCTATTAATTACACCTGTTTTTTTAATATATCACAGCTTAAAAATTATGTCAATAATTAATAAGCCCATTTCATTATTATTGATCCGTAAGTAAGTCCTCCACCGAATCCAGTAAGGGCTATTAAATCTCCTTTTTGAATTAATCCTTTTTCTTTTGCTTCACCAAGTGCTAATCCTATTGATGCAGCAGAAGTATTTCCATATTTATTTAAATTTAAATAGAATTTCTCCATAGGTACATGAATTCTCTTTGCTGCTGATTCAATAATTCTAACATTTGCTTGATGAGGGAATATCATTTTTAACTCTTCAGCTTTTACATTAGCTATTTTTAAAGCCTTATTAGTAGCAAGTGGAAGTGCATGTACAGCAAATTTAAATACATCATGTCCTTTCATTACTAAGAAGTTTTCTTTATTAGCTATTGTTTCTGCATCATTAGGTTTTTTACTTCCTCCAGCTGGTATTTTAAGGATCATATCATCTTCACCCTCAGCTCCAAGGTGAGTAGAAAGCATTCCATAACCATCTTCAACTTCTGAAACTATTGCTGCTGCTGCTCCATCTCCAAAAAGTATACAGTTGCTTCTATTTTCCATATCTACTATTCTTGAAAGAACTTCTCCTCCCAATACTAAGATATTTTTGTATACTCCTCCTCTTACCATAGATCCTGCTATTGTAAGAGCATACATAAATCCACTACATGCTGCATTTACATCAAAACAAGGGATTTGTTTTACTCCAAGCTTATTTTGAACTAAACAAGCTGTACTTTGTGTAATATAGTCTGGAGTAACAGTTGCAACTATTATCATATCTAAATCTTCAGCTGTCATATTTGCATCTGCTAAAGCTTTTTTAGCAGCTTCTACACATAGATCTGAAGTTGCTTGTTCAGGAGCTGCATATCTTCTTTCCTCTACTCCTGTCATTGTTCTTATCCATTCATCAGTTGTATCTAGTATCTTTTCAAAATCAAAGTTTGTCATAACTTTTTCTGGCACATAGTATCCAAGTCCTTTTATTCCTACGCTTTTGAATTCCATCTATCCTCCTATTTCTCTTCTACTTCTATATTATCTATATCTATAACTTTCTTCATCTCTTCCACGAAATTAAGTTTTGCAAATTTTTCAGCAACTTTAATTGCATTTTTAATTGCCACAGCATCTGAATTTCCATGAGCTTTGATAGAGATTCCATTCAATCCTAAGAAAATAGCCCCTCCATACTCTGAAGAATCCATTTTTGATTTTACAACTTTTAAAGCTGGCATTAAAAGCAGTGCTCCTAATTTATATATAAAGCTCTTTGAAACTTCTGTTTTAATAACATCTAGTATAAATTTACCTATTCCCTCTGCAGTTTTTAAAACCATATTTCCTGTAAATCCATCAGTTACTACTACATCTATATTCCCATTCATAACTTCTGTACTCTCTACATTTCCAACAAAATTTATACTTTTATTTTCTTTTAATAGATTATATGCCTCTCTAGTAACTTCGTTTCCTTTTCCCTCTTCAGTTCCTATATTTAAAAGTCCAACTTTAGAGTCCTTTCTTCCTAATAAAATCTCCATATACTTAGATCCCATCATAGCATACTGATTTAAAAATTCAGGTTTACAATCAGCAGTAGCTCCAACATCTAACATTAACATATGTCCCTTTTTATTTGGAAACATTGTTGCAATAGCTGGTCTTAAAACTCCTTTTATTCTTTTTAATTTTAATTGACTAGCTGTTATTAAAGCTCCAGTATTTCCTGCTGAAACAGAGGCATTAACTGTTCCATCTTTTACAAGCTCTAAAGTTTTATTCATAGATGAATCTTTTTTGCTTTTTACAGCAACAACAGGCTCATCAGTCATCTCTATTATCTCTCTAGCATCAACTATTTCAATTTTTTCTTTATTATATTTATATTTAGAAAGTTCAGCTTCAATAACCTCTTTTTTTCCAACAAGAACTAATTCTAATTCACTTACTTCCTCTAATGCAGCGACAGCCCCTTTTATTGTTTCCAAAGGTGCATTATCCCCACCCATAGCATCTAAAGCTATTTTCATCTTATCCTCCTAAATTTAAAGTCTATCTTCATATATTATACATTAAATTTTTTATTTATAAAACCATATATTTCAAATATTATAAAATTAATTTATTTTTTAAACTATCTAGAATATCATAACACAATATCCAAAAAAAACAAGCTAATTCTTATCTTTAATCTTTAGAAACAAAAAAATAAAAAAAGACAAGATTTCATCCTCTTGTCTTTTTTTATTTTTTAACAACTAAGTTTTAATTACTCAGCGTCTCCAGCTAAAACTTTTTTACCATTGTAATCTCCACAGTTTAAACATACTCTGTGAGGTCTTTTTGGTGCTCCACAAGCTTCACAAGTTGTTAGACCAATTCCAGTTAAAGCATGATGAGATCTTCTCATGTTCTTTTTAGCCTTAGATGTCTTTTTCTTAGGTACTGCCATCTTAGTTTCCCTCCTACTACACTCATATTTAAAAATTTAATTTTTTATTTGTAATAATTGTTGCCACCTAGAATCTATTCCATGATTGCTATATTTTTCTATTTCAGAATCATCTTCACATTCAGGATCACATTGTGGATATGGGGGCAAATCAAGTATTATATACTCTCTAACCAAATTAACAAGATCTATCTCTCCATCTATGATTTCATCATAAATTTCATTACTGTCAATTTCACATTCAACTTTTAGATTTCTCATATATTGTCTATATGCACTTTCATCTAAAAAAGTTCCTGTAAACTCTCCAGCTAGATCTTCTCCAATGTTTTTTAAACATCTTACACATTGAACTTCAATTTTTGTAGAATACTTTCCACTAACTTCAACCTTACCACTTCCATCTGAAATAGCTGTTCCAACAATATGAAGTTTATCTTTAAGCACTACATCATCTATTGTATCAACGTAAAAATCAAATCCTATTGTATTATTAAGAGCGCTGCTAAAATCCTTTATCTTTAATTTCAAGACAACCTCCTCCAATCTATACCTAGATATTTTACTAATTTTTTTAAACCTTGTCAAGTAAAATTTCTTAACATTTATTTTATTTTACACATTGAAAAGGAATTCCATTAAATCTCCATCTTTAACTATGTACTCTTTTCCTTCAAGTCTTAAAACTCCAGCTTCTTGAGCACCTTTCCATCCTGAATATTTAATGAAGTCATCAAAAGAAACAACTTTTGCTCTGATAAATCCTTTTTCAAAATCTGTATGAATTTCCCCTGCTGCTTTTGGAGCTGTATCTCCTATTTTTATAGTCCAAGCTCTTACCTCTTTAACTCCAGCAGTAAAATAAGTTTGAAGTCCTAATAGTTTAAATCCTGCTCTTATAAGTCTATTTAGTCCAGCTTCTTCTACTCCAAGAGCTTCTAAATATTCTTGCTTGCTCTCTTCATCATCCATCTCTTGTAACTCTGCCTCAACTTTAGCTGAAACTATTACAACTTCTGATCCTAAATTAGCTGCATACTCTTTTACTTTTTCTACATATTCATTTCCTGCTGCTAAATCATCTTCAGATACATTTGCTGCAAAAATCATAGGTTTTAAAGTTAGTAATTGGTATGTTCTTAATAATTCTAACTCTTCTGGTGTTAATTCCATAGTTTTTAAAAGTTGAAACTCTTCTAAGTGAGCTTTACATTTAGTTAAAACTGGCATTAACTCCATTGATTCTTTATTTTTATTTACAACTAATTTTTTATGTTTTTCTATTGCTTTATCTATTGTTTCCATGTCAGCAAAAATAAGCTCTGTATTAATAACTTCAATATCTCTTATAGGATCTACAGAACCACTTACATGGATTACATTATCATCTTCAAAACATCTTACAACTTGGCAAATTGCTGCTGTTGTTCTGATGTTTGAAAGGAATTTATTTCCTAGCCCCTCTCCCTTAGCTGCTCCTTTTACAAGCCCTGCTATATCTATAAATTCAACTGTTGCTTGTACTATTCTTTGTGGATTGATTATTTCAGCTAATTGATCTAATCTTTTATCTGGTACAGTTACCATTCCAACATTTGGTTCTATTGTACAAAAAGGATAGTTTGCTGCCTCTGCTGCTCCAGCCTTTGTTATTGCATTAAAAAGTGTAGATTTCCCAACATTTGGAAGTCCTACTATTCCGATTCCTATCATTAAAAAGCCCCTCCTAAAAATTTATATTACTCTAAATTTTAACATATATTAGAGGTTTTGTAAATACTAAGAAAAAAATGAGGCTAGTCAATATGACTAGCCTTTATTTATGATTTTAGGGTCTCACAACAAAAATAGAAAATTCTTTCAAACATATTATTTAAACATATTTATAAAGAATGTAATAACTGTTGCATTTGTAAAATCTATAAATAATGCTCCTACTACTGGTAATACAAAGAATGCTCTTGGAGCTGGTCCATTTTCCTTAGTGAAAACTTCCATATTTGCCATTGCATTTGGTGTTGCACCTAAACCAAATCCACAATGTCCTGTTGCCATAACTGCAGCATCATAATCTTTTCCATTAAATCTAAATGTTATAAAGTATGCAAATAATGCCATTATTGCTGTTTGAACTAATAATATACTTATAATAGGAATTGCTAAATCTGCTAGTTCCCATAATTTTAATGTCATTAGTGCCATTGCTAAGAATAAAGATAGGGCTATATTCCCTGTAATAGCTATTTCATTCATAGGAAGATTTTTCTTTTGCATATCAGCTATATTTCTAATTATAGCAGCAATAAACATAGGTCCTATATATGCTGGAATTACTATTCCATATTTTTTTAAGAATGGAGCAATACAATATCCTATACCCATTGATAATGCAATTACAACAACTGCACTAAATAAAGTTTCTTCTGATACTGGTTTCTCGTCATTTTCTTCTAAAGCTTCTACTGTTCCTTCCCTATCTTCTAAACTAGGTTTTAAATTATGCTTATCTCTTAATCTCTTTGCAACTGGTCCTCCAATTAAACATCCAGCTATCAATCCATAAGTAGCTGCTGCTATTGAAACTGATAATCCTCCAGTTACTCCAAACTCTTCAAGCACAGGTCCAAAAGCTCCTGAAGTTCCATGTCCTCCAGTTAGTGGAACTGATCCTACTGCTAGTCCTAAAAGAGGGTGTTCACCAAACATTTTTGCCATAGATACACCAACAATATCTTGAATTATAACTAAAACTGTAGCTGTTATTAAGAATACAACAACTCCTACTCCACCTTTTTTCAATAATTTTCCACTAGCTGTAAATCCTATTGTAGTAAAGAATATTGTCATTAAAAAATCTTTTAAAACGTTGTCAAAACTAAAGCTAAAAGCTCCTGTATTATGTCCTATCAATAAAAGTATCGAAAATATTACTCCACCTACAACTGGAGCTGGAATAAAAAATCTTTCTAAAAAATTAACTCTTTTCTTTATCTCTCTCCCTAATAAAAGTACTAATATTGATATTGCCAAAGTTTCCGCCATATTAAAGTTTAATTCTAACATAAATTCCCTCCAAATTATTTAATTTTAATCTAAAAAGATTAAAATCCTATAATCTGAGGACTCTTTTCTCATCTCTTTGTAATATAGTTTTCCTAAAATAAGAGATCTCTTTTATTCTTGAATTTATCTTTTCTAATGAAATCTCTATCTTAAGAACCTGTTCTAACTTCTCCTCTAAGTTTTCAAGAGGATTATTACTGTTGTTATCTCTATCTAGTTTGGAAATTTCTCCTTTTATTTCACTAATTATTAAAGGAATGTAATTTTTTAAATTTGTATTATATGTTGAAAGAATCTTTGTTATCTCTTTTTTTTCTTGTGGGGAATTATTAAAAGATAGTGAATTTCTATTTATATTAACTAATAGTAGAAAAATAAATAAAAAACTATAACCTAAAAAAGTTAATTTTCTTTTCATAATTTCACCCCCCATCTTTTTATAATTTTTATACCATTTTAGTATGGAAAAGTCAATATTTTTAATAATTTATTTTAAAACAATACAAAAGGGAAAGATGTTTTCTTTCCCTTTTAAAGTTAATTAATTTCCTGCTGAATGTAAAGCTGCTTCATCAGCTTTCTTTTCTTCTGCTGTTTTCAATCTTACTTTTGGTTCTGATGGTAATCCAAACTTAGGAATAAATCTATCAAATCCTGTTAATGTTAGTAATAACATACTTGCTACTGCTACATATGCTATAAAGTTATATTTGATTATATCCATTGGAACAAAGTCATGAATAGGATATACTGTTGTTGCTATTCCTATATAGAATCCTATGTATACATGCCATGGGATTAATTGAGATCCAAATACACCCATTGCGTCACTAAATGTTGCGTTTCTTAGTTTTAATGTATACATATCTTCTTCACTTGCTACTACGTTCTTTTCTACTAGGTTTCTAATGATTGGTCCTATTGTTACTATTTGTGCCATCTCATCTGCTAGTGCCATATTTCCAAATATTGATAACATTCCATTCCAGAACATTAATTGTCTTACGTTTCTTGAAATCTTTCCTACTAATGTTGATATAGGTTTAAAGGCATCCATTACCTTCATTATTCCTCCGAAGGCTGCTACCCACATCATCATTACTACAACCCATGCTCCTGCATCTGCAAAACCTTTCATTACTAGATCATTTAAATAGTCAGTTGTACTTCCTACTGTTC
This window encodes:
- the gltS gene encoding sodium/glutamate symporter; protein product: MLELNFNMAETLAISILVLLLGREIKKRVNFLERFFIPAPVVGGVIFSILLLIGHNTGAFSFSFDNVLKDFLMTIFFTTIGFTASGKLLKKGGVGVVVFLITATVLVIIQDIVGVSMAKMFGEHPLLGLAVGSVPLTGGHGTSGAFGPVLEEFGVTGGLSVSIAAATYGLIAGCLIGGPVAKRLRDKHNLKPSLEDREGTVEALEENDEKPVSEETLFSAVVVIALSMGIGYCIAPFLKKYGIVIPAYIGPMFIAAIIRNIADMQKKNLPMNEIAITGNIALSLFLAMALMTLKLWELADLAIPIISILLVQTAIMALFAYFITFRFNGKDYDAAVMATGHCGFGLGATPNAMANMEVFTKENGPAPRAFFVLPVVGALFIDFTNATVITFFINMFK
- the acpP gene encoding acyl carrier protein; translation: MLDKIREIVVEQLSVDPEQVTAEASFVEDLGADSLDTVELIMAFEEEFGVEIPDTEAEKIKTVQDVIDYVEAHK
- a CDS encoding ketoacyl-ACP synthase III, with product MEFKSVGIKGLGYYVPEKVMTNFDFEKILDTTDEWIRTMTGVEERRYAAPEQATSDLCVEAAKKALADANMTAEDLDMIIVATVTPDYITQSTACLVQNKLGVKQIPCFDVNAACSGFMYALTIAGSMVRGGVYKNILVLGGEVLSRIVDMENRSNCILFGDGAAAAIVSEVEDGYGMLSTHLGAEGEDDMILKIPAGGSKKPNDAETIANKENFLVMKGHDVFKFAVHALPLATNKALKIANVKAEELKMIFPHQANVRIIESAAKRIHVPMEKFYLNLNKYGNTSAASIGLALGEAKEKGLIQKGDLIALTGFGGGLTYGSIIMKWAY
- the rpmF gene encoding 50S ribosomal protein L32, which translates into the protein MAVPKKKTSKAKKNMRRSHHALTGIGLTTCEACGAPKRPHRVCLNCGDYNGKKVLAGDAE
- the fabF gene encoding beta-ketoacyl-ACP synthase II, with the translated sequence MNRVVVTGLGLITALGTGLEKSWKRILAGETGIDLIKSYDTTDMPVKIAGEVKDFDPLEFGIEKKEIKKLARNTQFALAATKMALEDSKLTIDENNCEDVGVIVSSGIGGIEIFEAQHGTMIEKGVRRISPFTIPGMIANMAAGNIGIYYGAKGPNKSIVTACAAGTHSVGDAFEMIKNGRAKVMIAGGAEAAITPFAMNAFANMKALSTRNDEPAKASRPFSADRDGFVMGEGAGILILEELEHAKARGAKIYAEVVGYGETCDAYHITAPADGGEGAARAFKMAMKEGNINPEEVDYINAHGTSTPANDKNETMAIKTAFGDRANELVVSSTKGATGHGLGAAGGIEAVLIAMAIDTGIIPPTINYDNPDPICDLNYAPNTPVEREINVAMSSSLGFGGHNAVIAMRKYK
- a CDS encoding transposase; the encoded protein is MILAKKVRLYPTKEQEQKLWQSIGTARFIYNYTLAKQEENYRNAGKFISDGVIRKELTQLKKSELSWLNKVSNNVTKQAVKDACNGYKRFFEGLANKPKFKSRKKSKASFYNDPIKLKVKEKKVLIEKVGWIKTNEQIPVEVKYNNPRITYDNKYWYISVGVEVNKIQEELTDISLGVDLGLKDLAICSDGKVFKNINKTKEVKKLEKRLKHKQRQISRKYKLNKIMKGGSCQFIKTKNIEKLENTTKLIHRKLTNIRNNYLHQVTTSIVKTKPNRIVIEDLNVSGMMKNKHLSDSVRKQCFNKFKKYLTYKTELNGIELVVADRFYPSSKTCSKCGFIKRDLKLKDRIYRCPHCGAVIDRDYNASLNLSMYKLA
- the plsX gene encoding phosphate acyltransferase PlsX, with the protein product MKIALDAMGGDNAPLETIKGAVAALEEVSELELVLVGKKEVIEAELSKYKYNKEKIEIVDAREIIEMTDEPVVAVKSKKDSSMNKTLELVKDGTVNASVSAGNTGALITASQLKLKRIKGVLRPAIATMFPNKKGHMLMLDVGATADCKPEFLNQYAMMGSKYMEILLGRKDSKVGLLNIGTEEGKGNEVTREAYNLLKENKSINFVGNVESTEVMNGNIDVVVTDGFTGNMVLKTAEGIGKFILDVIKTEVSKSFIYKLGALLLMPALKVVKSKMDSSEYGGAIFLGLNGISIKAHGNSDAVAIKNAIKVAEKFAKLNFVEEMKKVIDIDNIEVEEK
- the ychF gene encoding redox-regulated ATPase YchF; protein product: MIGIGIVGLPNVGKSTLFNAITKAGAAEAANYPFCTIEPNVGMVTVPDKRLDQLAEIINPQRIVQATVEFIDIAGLVKGAAKGEGLGNKFLSNIRTTAAICQVVRCFEDDNVIHVSGSVDPIRDIEVINTELIFADMETIDKAIEKHKKLVVNKNKESMELMPVLTKCKAHLEEFQLLKTMELTPEELELLRTYQLLTLKPMIFAANVSEDDLAAGNEYVEKVKEYAANLGSEVVIVSAKVEAELQEMDDEESKQEYLEALGVEEAGLNRLIRAGFKLLGLQTYFTAGVKEVRAWTIKIGDTAPKAAGEIHTDFEKGFIRAKVVSFDDFIKYSGWKGAQEAGVLRLEGKEYIVKDGDLMEFLFNV
- a CDS encoding DUF177 domain-containing protein, whose protein sequence is MKLKIKDFSSALNNTIGFDFYVDTIDDVVLKDKLHIVGTAISDGSGKVEVSGKYSTKIEVQCVRCLKNIGEDLAGEFTGTFLDESAYRQYMRNLKVECEIDSNEIYDEIIDGEIDLVNLVREYIILDLPPYPQCDPECEDDSEIEKYSNHGIDSRWQQLLQIKN
- the fabD gene encoding ACP S-malonyltransferase — its product is MSKIAFVFPGQGAQYVGMGKELYENNELARKEFDKLFSSLDFDLKTVMFEGPEEALKETKNTQPAIVSMSLILTKLLEEKGIKADFVAGHSVGEYAAFGAAGYLSIDEAVKLTSARGKFMNDVAVKVNGGMAAIIGLDSDKIVETLKTVEGIVEAVNFNEPKQTVIAGQKDAIERACVALKEAGARRAMPLAVSGPFHSLLMQEAGEKLKEEAEKYNFQMTDVKLVANTTAEVLQNVDEIKEEIYKQSFGPVRWVETIQKLKAEGVTQIYEIGPGKVLAGLIKKIDKEIQVKNIEKLEDFENIM